In Synechococcus sp. KORDI-52, one genomic interval encodes:
- the plsX gene encoding phosphate acyltransferase PlsX: protein MPQKVPDPTPAPQPRHKTNRPRAIRRLVIWYRRNAAVTTIVDGAANSATAAGSMAGTVAETVVSGAGTVASSVLQPLVFDPLRWLQGGADTDEIDDAERLWVAVDGMGGDHAPGPILEGCLDAIDRLPLKIRFVGEIDRVMAAANSLGLRESLESARAAGHLDLVASGPSIGMDDEATAVRRKRDASINVAMDLVKTGEALAVYSAGNSGAVMASAIFRLGRLKGIDRPAIGALFPTKDPGQPVLVLDVGANMDCKPTYLHQFALLGNIYSRDVLQVKRPRIGLLNIGEEECKGNDLSLKTHELLRDESRLHFAGNCEGRDVLSGDFDVVVCDGFTGNVLLKFLESVGSVLLGVLRAELPRGRRGKVGSAFLRSNLKRIKKRLDHAEHGGALLLGVNGISVIGHGSSKALSVVSALRIAHSAASHGVMEDLATLQQGCD, encoded by the coding sequence TTGCCTCAGAAGGTCCCTGATCCCACCCCGGCCCCTCAGCCGCGGCACAAGACCAACCGTCCTCGGGCGATCCGTCGCCTGGTGATCTGGTATCGGCGCAATGCCGCCGTCACAACCATCGTTGATGGCGCTGCCAACTCAGCGACGGCAGCGGGTTCGATGGCCGGCACCGTGGCGGAAACCGTGGTGTCAGGAGCAGGCACGGTGGCCAGCAGCGTGCTTCAACCGTTGGTGTTCGATCCCCTGCGCTGGCTGCAGGGGGGCGCCGATACCGATGAGATCGACGATGCGGAGCGCCTCTGGGTCGCCGTCGATGGCATGGGCGGTGACCACGCGCCGGGACCGATCCTGGAGGGATGCCTGGACGCCATTGACCGGCTGCCTCTGAAGATCCGCTTCGTGGGGGAAATCGACCGGGTGATGGCCGCCGCCAACAGCCTCGGCCTGCGCGAATCTCTGGAAAGTGCGCGGGCCGCCGGACATCTCGATCTGGTGGCCAGTGGCCCCTCCATCGGCATGGATGACGAGGCCACGGCGGTGCGGCGCAAACGGGACGCCAGCATCAATGTGGCCATGGACCTCGTGAAGACAGGCGAGGCCCTGGCGGTTTACTCCGCCGGCAATTCCGGGGCTGTCATGGCTTCGGCGATTTTTCGGCTGGGGCGGCTGAAGGGCATCGACCGACCCGCCATCGGCGCCCTGTTCCCCACCAAGGATCCGGGCCAGCCGGTGCTGGTGCTCGACGTCGGCGCCAACATGGACTGCAAACCCACCTACCTGCACCAGTTCGCCCTGCTGGGAAACATCTACAGCCGGGATGTGCTGCAGGTGAAACGCCCGCGCATCGGGCTGCTGAACATCGGTGAGGAGGAATGCAAGGGGAACGATCTCTCCTTAAAAACCCACGAACTGCTGCGGGACGAATCCAGGCTCCATTTCGCCGGCAACTGCGAAGGCCGGGATGTGCTTTCGGGCGACTTCGATGTGGTGGTCTGCGATGGGTTCACCGGCAATGTGCTGCTGAAGTTCCTGGAGTCCGTTGGCAGTGTTCTGCTGGGGGTGCTGCGGGCGGAGTTGCCCCGCGGCCGTCGAGGCAAGGTGGGATCAGCGTTTCTGCGCAGCAACCTCAAACGCATCAAAAAGCGGCTGGACCATGCCGAGCACGGCGGCGCCCTGCTCCTCGGGGTGAACGGCATCTCCGTGATCGGTCACGGCAGCAGCAAGGCCCTCTCGGTGGTCAGTGCCCTGCGCATTGCCCACTCCGCGGCCAGCCATGGGGTGATGGAGGATCTCGCCACGCTGCAACAGGGTTGTGATTGA
- the rpaB gene encoding response regulator transcription factor RpaB, translated as MTATAPTKETILVVDDEASIRRILETRLSMIGYNVVTACDGTEALELFPTCMPDLVVLDVMMPKLDGYGVCQELRKESDVPIVMLTALGDVADRITGLELGADDYVVKPFSPKELEARIRCVLRRVEKEQVAGIPNSGVIQVSDLRIDTNKRQVFRGDERIRLTGMEFSLLELLVSRSGEPFNRGEILKEVWGYTPERHVDTRVVDVHISRLRSKLEDDPANPELILTARGTGYLFQRIVDSVASEGP; from the coding sequence ATGACGGCCACGGCTCCCACCAAGGAAACGATCCTCGTGGTCGACGACGAGGCATCGATCCGACGGATCCTGGAAACCCGTTTATCCATGATCGGGTACAACGTCGTGACCGCCTGTGACGGCACCGAAGCTCTGGAACTGTTCCCCACCTGCATGCCTGACCTGGTGGTACTGGACGTGATGATGCCGAAGCTTGACGGCTATGGCGTCTGCCAGGAGCTGCGCAAGGAATCGGACGTTCCCATCGTGATGCTGACGGCCCTCGGCGACGTGGCCGACAGGATCACAGGCCTTGAGCTCGGCGCGGATGACTACGTGGTGAAGCCCTTCAGCCCGAAGGAGCTGGAGGCCCGCATCCGCTGCGTGCTGCGCCGGGTCGAGAAGGAGCAGGTTGCTGGCATTCCCAACTCCGGCGTCATCCAGGTCAGCGACCTGCGCATCGACACCAACAAACGCCAGGTGTTCCGCGGTGATGAACGCATCCGCCTAACGGGGATGGAATTCAGCCTTTTGGAACTGCTGGTGAGCCGTTCCGGTGAACCGTTCAACCGCGGCGAGATCCTCAAGGAGGTCTGGGGTTACACCCCAGAGCGCCACGTGGACACCCGGGTGGTTGATGTTCATATCTCTCGCCTGCGTTCCAAATTGGAGGATGATCCTGCCAATCCCGAGTTGATCCTCACGGCTCGGGGCACCGGCTACCTGTTCCAGCGCATCGTCGATTCCGTTGCCTCAGAAGGTCCCTGA
- the radA gene encoding DNA repair protein RadA — protein sequence MPKSTAVFICQACGARARQFFGRCPECGSWNSLVEQTQPAADGRRRRSAPDPEMAAAPRRSTAMASLEDQPLQRLATGSAEFDRVLGGGLVPGSLVLVGGDPGIGKSTLLLQSASAMAAGASVLYVSAEESAQQVKLRWQRLAGGVSELQLLAETDLELVLEELEALRPAVAIIDSIQALHDANLTSAPGSVGQVRECAAALQRLAKRQNISLLLVGHVTKEGMLAGPKVLEHLVDAVLTFEGDRFASHRLLRAVKNRFGATHELGLFEMQSGGLAEVGNPSELFLSDARASGVATIVACEGTRSLVVDLQALVNVTSYASPRRTATGIGTNRLHQILAVLEKHMGLPLSRFDCYLAVAGGLEVEEPAADLGVAAAVVASFRDLTLPAGTVLIGELGLGGQLRPVGQLELRLQEAARLGFRRAVVPGGSGLGDLASGLDLELLEADSVTEALVLALGEAMQPDQD from the coding sequence GTGCCCAAGTCCACCGCTGTTTTCATCTGTCAGGCCTGCGGAGCCCGTGCCCGACAGTTCTTTGGTCGTTGCCCGGAGTGTGGCAGCTGGAACTCGTTGGTGGAACAAACCCAGCCTGCCGCCGATGGTCGTCGTCGCCGCAGTGCCCCGGATCCAGAGATGGCCGCTGCACCACGACGCTCCACGGCCATGGCCTCCCTGGAGGATCAACCGCTGCAGCGTCTGGCTACGGGGTCGGCGGAATTTGACCGCGTCCTGGGGGGTGGCCTGGTTCCCGGTTCGCTGGTGCTCGTGGGAGGTGATCCGGGCATCGGCAAGAGCACATTGCTGCTGCAGAGCGCCTCTGCGATGGCGGCCGGAGCATCGGTGCTCTACGTGAGTGCTGAGGAATCAGCGCAGCAGGTGAAGCTGCGTTGGCAGCGGCTCGCTGGAGGGGTGTCGGAGCTGCAGTTGCTGGCCGAAACCGATCTGGAACTGGTGCTGGAGGAGCTGGAGGCGCTGCGCCCCGCTGTGGCGATCATCGACAGCATTCAGGCGTTGCATGACGCCAATCTCACCAGTGCTCCGGGGTCAGTCGGCCAGGTGCGCGAATGTGCGGCTGCCCTGCAACGGCTGGCCAAACGCCAGAACATCTCCTTGCTGTTGGTGGGGCACGTCACCAAGGAAGGCATGCTGGCCGGCCCGAAAGTGTTGGAACACCTTGTGGATGCGGTGCTCACCTTCGAGGGAGACCGGTTTGCCAGTCATCGCCTGCTGCGCGCTGTCAAGAACCGCTTCGGCGCCACCCATGAGTTGGGCTTGTTCGAGATGCAAAGCGGTGGCCTGGCCGAGGTGGGCAACCCCAGTGAGCTGTTCCTCAGCGATGCCCGTGCCTCCGGTGTCGCCACGATCGTGGCCTGTGAGGGCACCCGTTCACTGGTGGTGGATCTACAGGCCTTGGTGAACGTCACCAGCTACGCCAGTCCGCGTCGCACGGCCACAGGGATCGGCACCAACCGTCTGCATCAGATCCTTGCAGTGCTGGAGAAGCACATGGGACTGCCGTTGTCCCGCTTCGACTGTTATCTCGCCGTCGCGGGGGGGCTTGAGGTGGAGGAACCGGCGGCGGATCTGGGGGTTGCTGCGGCGGTGGTCGCCAGCTTCAGAGACCTCACCCTGCCTGCGGGCACGGTGTTGATCGGCGAGCTCGGTTTGGGGGGACAGCTGCGCCCTGTGGGGCAGCTGGAGCTTCGGCTTCAGGAAGCGGCCCGCCTGGGGTTCCGGCGAGCTGTCGTGCCCGGGGGCAGTGGCCTGGGGGATCTGGCCTCGGGGCTGGATCTGGAGCTTCTGGAGGCCGACAGCGTCACCGAGGCCCTGGTGCTGGCGCTCGGTGAGGCCATGCAGCCCGACCAGGACTGA
- a CDS encoding photosystem I assembly protein Ycf3 codes for MPRSNRNDNFIDKSFTVMADLIVKLLPINARSKEAYVYYRDGLSAQNDGDYAEALENYEEALKLEENSTDRSETLKNMAIIYMSNGEEDRAIETYRKALEENPKQPSCLKNMGLIYEKWGRIAEEGGQQDEADRWFDQAADVWTQAVRLNPGGYLDIENWLKSTGRSNVDVYF; via the coding sequence GTGCCCCGCAGCAACCGCAACGACAACTTCATTGACAAGAGCTTCACGGTGATGGCGGACCTGATCGTCAAGCTGTTGCCGATCAATGCCCGCTCGAAGGAGGCCTACGTGTATTACCGCGATGGCCTCTCCGCCCAGAACGATGGTGACTACGCCGAGGCACTGGAGAACTACGAGGAGGCCCTGAAGCTTGAGGAGAACTCCACCGACCGGAGCGAAACCCTCAAGAACATGGCCATCATCTACATGTCCAACGGCGAGGAAGACCGGGCGATCGAGACCTACCGCAAGGCTCTCGAGGAAAACCCGAAGCAACCCTCATGCCTGAAAAACATGGGTCTGATTTACGAGAAGTGGGGCCGCATCGCCGAGGAAGGTGGTCAGCAGGACGAGGCGGATCGCTGGTTTGACCAGGCGGCCGACGTCTGGACCCAGGCCGTGCGCCTCAATCCCGGTGGCTATCTCGACATCGAGAACTGGCTGAAGTCAACGGGCCGCAGCAACGTCGACGTTTACTTCTGA
- a CDS encoding cation-translocating P-type ATPase has product MSPAVQTVVLDVEGMKCGGCVRAVETTLLDQPGVQRADVNLVTRSAWLDLTAGESDVNGVLKALAERGFPAKERSLDDPIGGLATAPALPGWWQQWRQLMVALVLLLLSVLGHLSEAGQLSLPLIGSLPFHATLATVALLGPGRPILVGGVAAARAGAPSMDSLVGLGVSSAYVASLVALVWPQVGWPCFFNEPVMLLGFVLLGRFLEERARFRTGQALQQLAQLQPDSARLLLSDGTIREVRVGALRPGETVQLLAGDRIPVDGVVLEGASAVDVSPLTGEPLPLQAEPGTELSSGSLNLEATLVLKVTRVGAETALARIICLVEQAQARRAPIQGLADRVAGRFCFGVIGLAFATFLFWWLFGAEHWPEVLQASAPGMPTTHEMSHGMHHGGLGSGASTPMGLALQLSIAVLVVACPCALGLATPTVITVATGLAARRGWLFRGGDVIETAARLDHVVFDKTGTLTLGRPLVTDVYGDDPDHLLQLAASLEQTSRHPLAYALLQEAQGREIALLECNEVRTVSGQGLEGHVDGASDRVRVGKPDWLVEQGVAIAPDAQSWLSAAAGSVVAVAVGDALMGLVQIEDQLRPDVAPALQRLRSHGLALSVFSGDRQAAVQRLGQQLGFAAQDLGWQMLPEQKLQRLEQLRQVERVAMVGDGINDAPALAAADLGIAIGTGTQIAQDSAGLVLLGDRLDNLPEALGLARRTLVKVRQNLFWAFGYNLIVLPVAAGALLPSHGVLLSPPLAALLMALSSITVVFNALALRLP; this is encoded by the coding sequence GTGAGCCCTGCGGTTCAGACCGTCGTCCTGGATGTGGAAGGGATGAAATGCGGCGGTTGCGTCCGCGCTGTTGAAACCACATTGCTGGATCAGCCCGGTGTCCAGCGCGCCGATGTGAATCTGGTCACCCGCTCGGCCTGGCTTGATCTCACCGCCGGTGAGAGTGATGTGAATGGTGTTCTGAAAGCCCTCGCAGAAAGGGGCTTTCCGGCCAAGGAGCGCTCGCTGGATGACCCGATCGGAGGGCTGGCTACCGCGCCGGCGCTGCCGGGCTGGTGGCAGCAATGGCGACAGCTGATGGTGGCCCTGGTGCTGCTGCTGCTGTCGGTGCTGGGGCATCTCAGCGAGGCAGGTCAACTTTCGCTTCCCCTGATCGGCTCCTTGCCGTTTCACGCCACGCTTGCCACGGTGGCTCTGCTGGGGCCGGGCCGTCCGATCCTGGTGGGTGGTGTTGCGGCAGCTCGAGCAGGGGCTCCCAGCATGGATTCCCTCGTGGGCCTGGGGGTGAGCAGTGCCTATGTGGCCAGCCTGGTGGCCTTGGTCTGGCCCCAGGTGGGTTGGCCCTGCTTTTTCAATGAACCTGTGATGTTGCTGGGGTTCGTCCTGCTGGGACGTTTCCTCGAGGAACGGGCCCGTTTTCGGACCGGTCAGGCCCTGCAGCAACTGGCCCAGCTCCAGCCGGACAGCGCACGCCTGCTGTTGAGCGACGGGACGATTCGTGAGGTGCGTGTTGGCGCTCTGAGGCCAGGCGAAACCGTGCAGTTGCTGGCCGGTGACCGCATTCCAGTGGATGGGGTGGTGCTTGAGGGGGCCTCGGCCGTTGATGTGTCCCCCCTCACCGGTGAGCCCTTGCCGCTGCAGGCGGAGCCCGGCACGGAGTTGTCGTCCGGCAGCCTCAATCTGGAGGCCACCCTGGTGCTGAAGGTCACCCGCGTTGGTGCCGAAACCGCCCTGGCCCGGATCATTTGTTTGGTGGAGCAGGCCCAGGCCCGTCGAGCCCCCATCCAGGGCCTGGCCGATCGTGTGGCGGGCCGCTTCTGCTTTGGCGTCATTGGCTTGGCCTTCGCCACATTTCTGTTCTGGTGGTTGTTCGGTGCCGAACACTGGCCCGAGGTCCTGCAGGCATCAGCTCCTGGAATGCCCACGACCCATGAGATGAGTCATGGCATGCATCACGGCGGTTTGGGCAGTGGAGCCAGCACCCCGATGGGTCTGGCTCTGCAACTCTCGATCGCGGTGCTGGTGGTCGCCTGCCCCTGTGCCCTCGGCCTGGCGACCCCCACCGTGATCACGGTGGCCACCGGCCTGGCGGCGCGGCGCGGCTGGCTTTTCCGTGGTGGTGACGTTATCGAAACCGCCGCCCGTTTGGATCATGTGGTCTTCGACAAGACCGGCACTCTCACTCTGGGTCGCCCTCTGGTGACCGATGTGTACGGGGACGACCCGGATCATTTGTTGCAGCTCGCAGCCAGCCTGGAGCAAACCAGCCGGCACCCCCTGGCCTACGCCCTGCTGCAGGAGGCTCAGGGCCGGGAGATCGCTCTGCTGGAGTGCAACGAGGTGCGCACCGTTTCCGGTCAGGGGCTGGAGGGCCATGTGGACGGTGCATCGGATCGGGTGCGTGTGGGCAAGCCCGACTGGTTGGTCGAGCAGGGTGTTGCCATCGCCCCTGATGCCCAGAGCTGGCTCTCCGCCGCAGCAGGCTCGGTGGTGGCTGTGGCGGTTGGAGATGCCCTGATGGGTCTGGTGCAGATCGAGGATCAGCTTCGTCCGGATGTAGCTCCGGCACTGCAACGCCTGCGCTCTCATGGTCTGGCGCTTTCGGTGTTCAGTGGTGATCGGCAGGCCGCTGTGCAGCGCCTTGGTCAGCAGCTGGGCTTTGCTGCCCAGGATCTGGGCTGGCAGATGCTGCCGGAGCAGAAGCTGCAACGCCTCGAGCAGCTGCGGCAGGTGGAGCGGGTGGCGATGGTGGGCGACGGCATCAACGATGCTCCGGCCCTGGCCGCGGCTGATCTTGGGATTGCCATTGGCACCGGCACCCAGATCGCTCAGGACTCCGCTGGCCTGGTGTTGCTTGGCGATCGCCTCGACAACCTGCCCGAAGCTCTCGGCCTGGCCCGCCGCACCCTGGTGAAGGTGCGGCAGAACCTGTTCTGGGCCTTCGGTTACAACCTCATTGTTCTCCCGGTCGCCGCCGGTGCTCTGCTCCCCAGCCATGGGGTGCTGCTGTCGCCTCCGCTGGCGGCCCTGCTGATGGCCTTGAGTTCGATCACCGTGGTTTTCAATGCCTTGGCTCTGCGGCTGCCATGA